Sequence from the Sinorhizobium meliloti genome:
AAGAGCGGCCCATTCAAGGGTTTACGAGTGGTTCGAGAAGCTCCGGCACCGACAGGTTTGCTCTTATGACGTGTGACCGTTGGGTCGTTTTGGGGCTCGGCAGTCGCGCTCGCGCGTGCACGCGCTACCTTGCGTATGTCGCGTCGAGCGACACCTATGTCTGCCAGATAGCGGTCTGAAAGCCACCGCAGTTCGTGTTCGGTCGTCGCTCGTTGCCACCACCGCGAAACGGAGTTCGCTTTGTGCCCATAAACTCGCGCCACCTTCGGAAAGCTGCGAAAGAAGCGTGCAACGGCTTCAAGTAGTTCTACTGACACATTAACCTCCAGCTTCTGTTGCTGTGACGGCCAGTCTAGGGATTTGCCCGCAGACCTGTTATTGGTATCCTGACAAAAAATGTCTGGGAGACGCCATGATTGCTCGTGACAACCTGATCAACGCGCACTTGCCGGAAGATGAGGTTGGAGATTACTCGTTCACCGCTGTCGGCCAAGGTGGAGCAGAGCCCGCCGGGAAGACATACGCCTATCATGCGCACCACCGCGCCCAGCTCTTTCAGATCGTGCGCGGATCGCTAAGGCTTGAGACCGAGGGCGGGTACTTTGTTGTCCCACCTGAGCGGGGCGTCTTCGTTCCGTCTGGTGTCCTCCATGAAGTCACCTACCTGCAGGAAACCGAGCGCAGTTACCTCTTCTTCCGCCCCGAGGCTGTCGCAGACCTCCCGATGCAGGTCTCGGTCATTGGCACGACGCCGCTCCTGCGCGAACTCATCCTCGCATTCTTGGAGATACCTCGCTCAGACGCAGGCGGTCCTCCCGCTGAACGGCTTGCGGCAGTCATCATCGATCAGCTTCAGACAAGTCCGGTCGCGCCGCTATCACTTCCTTCGCCGATGTCAGATCGTCTTCGGACTATTGCTACTGACATCCGCGACGAGCCGGGCGAGGAGTGGCCCCTTCAAGAACTTGCATCTCGTGCGGCCATGTCGTCACGAAGCTTCCAGAGGCACTTTCAATCTGAGACGGGCATGAGTTTTCGGGCGTGGCGTCAGCAGGCAAAGCTTTTGAAGGCGGTGGAGTGGCTGGCTGCTGGGAAAAGTGTTGGGGACATCGCTTTCTCTCTCGGCTATTCAGGGTCCAGCGCCTTCATTGCCGTATTCAGAGCCGCCTTCGGAACCTCACCGGGACAGTATTTCCAAGGCACACCTACAGGCTGCCGTAGTGGAGCCGCTACGAATTCGGCCGATTAACCCTGAGGACTCGCCTCCACTGGTAACGTTCAAGCCGATGACGCCTTTCGGCCCGAAACAGACACGTAGCATGCTGTTAAAACCAAAGATCGCGCACGCAGCGCCCTTTGGAAGGAAGGTCTTCAAAAGTGTCCAGGCCGTCGAAATGATCAATGGGCAGATCCTGAACGAGGCCCGGTGGCGCGAGCCGCAAGTTTACAGCCATGCGCCGGCGGCCATCCTCTTGAAGCCGTAAACCGCGCCAGCTCAATACACAGGCGCAGGATGGGCAGAACAGTATTTCGAGAGACGATTTGTCCCTTCCGGCGCGGGTGTAGGAGGCAATCTGCCCGGTGACCGTAATACGCTCTCCTTCGTAATCATAGGCCCACAGAGCGCCGTAGCGTCGGCAGAGCGTGCAGTTGCACGCTGTTATCGAGCCGGGATCACCTTTGAGTGTCCAGCTCGCCTTGCCGCAATGACATGAGCCCGTCAGCATGAGCGTAGGTTCAATCCTGCTCGTGTTTCAAGAACGGCATCCTGCCCCAATCACGCGATGACCGCAATTGGCGCATTTCGGCGGTCCCGTGTGCTGGCCATGGGCGACTTCTCACCACCCATTGCGGTCTCCGAGGTGAGTTTCGGTCCTTCGCCTTGAGTGGAATCGAACCCTCGGCCCCTAGCCAGTCTTAAGCTTGTGCGGCCGATGCGGTCGCTAAGACGGCCGATTCAGGCGTAGATTTCTTCACCAAATGGTGCTATTTGTAACACTAAAGCTAGGAACCGACGATGCGATCGACTATCAACCTCGACGACACTCTCATGGAAAGGGCTAAGTCCCTAACCGGCACAAAAGAAACCGCCGCTCTGGTCCGCCAGGCATTGGAGACGCTTGTTCGTGTGGAGTCAGGAAAACGCCTCATCGCGCTCGGGGGAACTATGCCGGATGCGGAAGCAGCTCCACGCCGCCGGAGCGCAGCTGCCAAGTGATTCTTGCCGACACTTCAATCTGGATTGATCATTTCCGGCATACCGATGCCGAGCTGCGTAGGATTATTGAGGACGATCGTCTCCTCTGCCATCCGGCCGTGATCGGAGAGCTTGCACTTGGCAGCCTTCGGGAACGCAGTAGCGTGATAGCATTCCTGATGGCTCAGCGCGAAGCACTCGTCGCAACGCACCAGGAGGTCATGATGATGATCGATCGCCACGCCATTTTTAGCATGGGGATTGGCTACACGGATGCCCATTTGCTGGCCTCGGTTCTCCTCGATCAGCGAATGGCTTTGTGGACGAGAGACAAGCGTTTGCAGGCAGCGGCCGAAAAGGCGGGGGCGTCGCTGCACACCCCCGCCCATACGCGGAACTGAACACTAAATAAAAGGCCATGGCCGTTGCTCTTGCTGGTCAACCGGTCGAGCCACACGGCGCAAAATTCCGGTTGATACAATATGCGATCTTCTTAGCCCAGAACGTGAACATCCTCGCAACGAGCCGTGCACAGGGCTCGTGACGAACGGCTCCCTTCGCCCGCAAGTGGTCGTCAGCGATGGGCGCAATGAGCGGCTCGAATGAGCCCATTGCAGACCTTCTCTCTACAGCTAACATGCCCACAAATACTGGAGACCAACATGATCGTCCAAGCCTGCCTTAACGGTGCACGTCCTAGCGACTATCACCCGCGGCTACCGCTCACGGCGGATGCCATTGCCCTCGACGGTGCGGCATGCATCTCCGCGGGGGCTGCCGAACTTCACATACACCCCCGCGGCCCGGACGGACGTGAGAGCCTCCTGGCGGTCGATGAGGCGATATACGCCGTGCGGCGCGCTTGTCCGGGAAGTCTTGTCGGAGTGTCAACGGGCGCGTGGATAGAACGCGACGAGAAGCAGACGCGAGACTGCATCTCTGCCTGGCGGCAGCTGCCCGACTACGCCTCCGTCAATATCTCCGAGCGAGATGCTCCAGCGGTTATCGCGTTGCTGCACCGCATGGGTGTCGGCGTCGAAGCGGGATTGGCCACGGTCGCGGATGCCGAGCGATTTGTCACGCTTCCGGATTGCCATCGAGCTTTCCGCATCCTCATCGAGATCGAAGAACAGGACCTCGGAAAGGCTGACGCAATCGCGGATGGGATCGCGCAAGTTCTTGAGCGCGCGAATATCCTACGACCAGTCCTTCTACACGGGTTGGACGCGACCGCTTGGCACTTCGTCAACCGCGCGCATCAACGGCGCTGGTCTACGCGAGTTGGATTGGAGGATGGGTGCCAACTTACGAATGGTGAAATAGCGGGTGGGAACGCCGACCTCGTGGCAGATGCGCTTCAAATCTTTCGCTCGTAACATGCCAGATTGGCCTTCCATTCAGCACGGTAACACCTCGCTCGAATGGCAGCTTCGTCCGCATTTCGGCGGTCCCGTGTGCTGGCCATGGGCGACTTCTCACCCACCCATTGCGGTCTCCGAGGTGAGTTTCGATCTCTCGCCTTGAAGGAAGCAGAACCTGAGACCCCCGTCATTTGACGTCTGACGCAGTTGAGAGGATACGAACCGCCGGCCCACCAATAGCTTCGGCGGGAATGTCCGAGCGGTCAGTGATTGTTCGGCTCCTGCATCCATTGCGGAATGTCTCGCTTGGCATGTAGCACGCGCCACACATCGACATGATCTGGCTGGTCGCGATAGAAAATGAGATAGGGATATCGCTTCAGAGAGACACTCCGTAGGTCAGGCAATCCCAATTCGTATGCATATCGCAACGATCCGGCCTCCGGATGGCTCGCGATCGAAGCGTACGCCGCTTGAAGTGCGTCGAT
This genomic interval carries:
- a CDS encoding type II toxin-antitoxin system VapB family antitoxin; the protein is MRSTINLDDTLMERAKSLTGTKETAALVRQALETLVRVESGKRLIALGGTMPDAEAAPRRRSAAAK
- a CDS encoding type II toxin-antitoxin system RelE/ParE family toxin — translated: MTTIIPRQLARSDVEAAIDYYAREAGTEVALGFIDALQAAYASIASHPEAGSLRYAYELGLPDLRSVSLKRYPYLIFYRDQPDHVDVWRVLHAKRDIPQWMQEPNNH
- a CDS encoding DUF1127 domain-containing protein, which codes for MSVELLEAVARFFRSFPKVARVYGHKANSVSRWWQRATTEHELRWLSDRYLADIGVARRDIRKVARARASATAEPQNDPTVTRHKSKPVGAGASRTTRKPLNGPLFN
- a CDS encoding AraC family transcriptional regulator, producing MIARDNLINAHLPEDEVGDYSFTAVGQGGAEPAGKTYAYHAHHRAQLFQIVRGSLRLETEGGYFVVPPERGVFVPSGVLHEVTYLQETERSYLFFRPEAVADLPMQVSVIGTTPLLRELILAFLEIPRSDAGGPPAERLAAVIIDQLQTSPVAPLSLPSPMSDRLRTIATDIRDEPGEEWPLQELASRAAMSSRSFQRHFQSETGMSFRAWRQQAKLLKAVEWLAAGKSVGDIAFSLGYSGSSAFIAVFRAAFGTSPGQYFQGTPTGCRSGAATNSAD
- a CDS encoding type II toxin-antitoxin system VapC family toxin, whose amino-acid sequence is MILADTSIWIDHFRHTDAELRRIIEDDRLLCHPAVIGELALGSLRERSSVIAFLMAQREALVATHQEVMMMIDRHAIFSMGIGYTDAHLLASVLLDQRMALWTRDKRLQAAAEKAGASLHTPAHTRN
- a CDS encoding 3-keto-5-aminohexanoate cleavage protein, whose protein sequence is MIVQACLNGARPSDYHPRLPLTADAIALDGAACISAGAAELHIHPRGPDGRESLLAVDEAIYAVRRACPGSLVGVSTGAWIERDEKQTRDCISAWRQLPDYASVNISERDAPAVIALLHRMGVGVEAGLATVADAERFVTLPDCHRAFRILIEIEEQDLGKADAIADGIAQVLERANILRPVLLHGLDATAWHFVNRAHQRRWSTRVGLEDGCQLTNGEIAGGNADLVADALQIFRS
- a CDS encoding GFA family protein, whose product is MLTGSCHCGKASWTLKGDPGSITACNCTLCRRYGALWAYDYEGERITVTGQIASYTRAGRDKSSLEILFCPSCACVLSWRGLRLQEDGRRRMAVNLRLAPPGLVQDLPIDHFDGLDTFEDLPSKGRCVRDLWF